The Methanoculleus taiwanensis nucleotide sequence CATCCGAGAATTTCTGGCAGGATCAGGGCTACCGGTGGCAGTACGGGTACACGAACATTTCAAAGGGGCGCGTTGAAACCCCGCTTGAACTCCCCACAATGACGGATGTCATCGAGCAGGCGGGCTCCTCGGGGTTCGGCACAACCCTGCTCGACCTCGAGTACTCTCCCGCAACCGTCCCGGTGATCGATGCAAACGCGACGGTGACCGGGTTTGACACGAACTGCACTTCGATCGCCATCGGCATCGTGAACGTCACTGCCGGTGAGCGAAATTTTGCCAGCGGAAACGGGTTTTGCACCCTGGCTCTTGATTGTACGCGGTCCGCGATCGATACCGTGGAGAACCCGGAGCAGGTTACCATCCGTGTGAACCGCAACCTCCCTGTGCCCCTGGATGTGCCGCTCTGGGAGAAGTGCAATGCCACGGCCTGGGCACTCGATACGGCCTGCACAAACATTGGCAACTACGCTTTCGCGACGACTCCGGAGTTTGATGAGTTCTCCATCGGAATCAGCCGGAGCGGCACCCCTGTCACCGTCCAGGTCGTGGAAACGGTGATCACGGTCATGGCGTACTGATGCTCCTCCATCTCCGCAAACCGCCGGTCTGCGATGGGATGCTGAAAAGAGCCGGAAACGCAGATCCCCTCTCTCTTTTCGCCCCTGGTCGGCGCACCGTCAATCCTCGGGCTGGTTGCATTGTGGAGGATTGCTGGTTTCAATATGCCCTGCCCGATGATAACGGTGCAAGGAAGGACAAGCCCCCGTATCTGAAGCGCATAGTGCCTTCTGCAGACTGGGCGGCCTACCTGCAGCGCGAGGAGAAGGACGAGTTCGTCCAGATCTCCGTTTTAACAATGCAGTTCGAACTCATTCACCCGTTCTGCGACGGCAACGGACGTATCGGACGGATGCTCGTCCTACTGATCCTGTACGAGAAGGGATTGATAGGCAGCCCGAGGTTCTCCATCAGCGCCTACCTCGAGCGGCACCGCTCCGGTCGTAAGCCGACGCCCGGACGTTCCAGCAGATGCTGTTTCCGGGTAGGCGGGGAGCAAATGGATGCCGGCAACCGACGCTTCCCGCAAGGCGGCGCGATCGAACCGGCACCCTCGCGGCAGATCTCCGGAAGGTTGCCATCAGTACCCGAATCTGGAGAGGTTGTACTTCCAGAGGTTCTGTATCGGCGGATGCCGCTGCAGGTAGACCTGCGGGATCTGCCTCTTTGGGACCTGGTGCCGCAAAAAGCGTTGGCTGCTATCGCCGCGATGGCCTTATCCCGGAGGGCGGCCGGTTCCCGGTCTTCCGTCCGGGGCGATGCTTTCAGAGCAGAGCCTCGAAGGCTTCTTTTACCTTTGCTTCTCGCAAAAGAGATTGCCGCCTTCATCTGATCCGCAGATCCTTGCGGGCCAGGTACCGCCGGGCGAGATCCGGATCGTAGATCCAGCAGACCTTCCCCCGTGCGTCGATGGCGATCTTGTTTGACTCGAGGAGGTATTCGATGATCGTCTTGAACGTCTGATGCATGACCTTTCGCGGCAGGCGCTCCCACAGTGCCCGGCGACGGTATTCGCCGCTGTGCTCCTGGATGAAGTCTTCGACCATTCTGATCGTATCGAGGGTGGGGGAATGGGCGGATCCGGTGCTCACCGACATGCTCTCATTGTTGTTGTATGGAGATATAACAAACGGATCCGATAACAGTGAGCATTCCCTCAAAGAGCATTTGGCTGGAATTCCCTGACGGGTGTGCGAGGCGGACGAGATCCCTGCACCTGAAGGCCGGCCGACTGTCGCCTTGCTTCTCCACCTCTTTCTGGTAGGTTTTTGTCTCACTCTTGGCGACCTCCCGTAACCCTCCCTGCCTCTGTGCGGAGCAGGCACCTGCGTTTGTGTGGGACTCCCCTCCCGGCGGATCTGAAACCTCGGTTTTAGGCCGTGGAGCAGCACCGCCGGCTATACTGAAACAAACCATATATAGTATGACCGTCATTGAACCGGCTGATGATATGGGTGAAGCGGATATGCCGATACTGCATGACGGAACCTCCGAACGACCGGTCACCCCACTCAAGCAATCGATAAAACCGCCTCGCTCTGCGGCGGTCGCCGGCATCCTGTTTGCCGTCCTGTATGGCTCGGCCCTGGTGCTCATGGTTCTCTCGATTCCTCCCTACGCTATCGCCGACTATGAATGGGTGCGAACGCACGCACGGATGGTCGACTTTGCGCTGATCCTGGTTCCGTTCGCCGGGATCGCCTTTCTCTGGTTCATCGGCGTAATCCGGGATCAGCTCGGCGATGCCGAGGATCGGTTCTTCTCCACGGTATTCTTTGGCGGCGGCCTTCTCTTCCTGGCTCTCACGTTTATTGCGGCGGCATTGGTTGGGGGGCTTCTGAGCAGCTATGCCATCATATCGAGCACGCTGATAGAGAGCGGCGTCTTCCTCTACGGCAGGTCGGTTCTCTATCAGGTTCTCAACCTCTACGCGATCCGCATGGCGGGCGTATTCATGATATCCCTGGCGACGATCTGGCTCCGCACCGGGGTGATGCACCGTGCCTGGGCTATCGTAACCTATGTGCTGGCGCTGGTGCTGCTCTTAAGTATCGGCTTTTCGCTGTGGGTGCTCCTGATATTCCCGGCATGGGTGCTGGCAGTCAGCGTTCACCTGCTCGTCCTGAACCTCCGCAACCCGCCCGACGCCGCAAGCGGTGAGGTGCGTTGAACGCTGGTGCCGCATGAGCAGCTCGAGGATACGGCGAGCCCGGATCCGGTACGCCCGGGATCGGATGCGGGTGAACTTCTGGTTTGTTCCCCTGCTGATGTCGTTTGGCGCGATCATCCTCGCCTGGGTCCTGCTCTGGGTAGACGCCCGTATCCCCTACGATATTACGCTGATCAGCCGCCTCGTCCTGATGGGCGGCGTAGCCGAGACACGCACGTTCCTGATCAACATGGGCACGACTATTATCCTCACCGCGGGCGTGGTCTTCACGCTGCTCACCCTGCCGCTCTCCACGATGGCGGCCCAGTATGGCTCCCGATTAGTCCGGCTCTTCATGGGCGATCGTACGACGCAGTTCATCCTCGGCATGTTCGTGAGCACGGTCGTCTACCTCTGGGCGGTGGCCGAGACCCTTCCCCTGGCTGATGAGGGCTGGAGGATACCGCAGCTCACCCTGACTGCGGGGGTGCTCCTGCTGCTCGCATCCTTCGCCTCGCTGATCCTGCTCATCCAGCACCTGAGCACCATGATCCAGGCCCCCACGATCGTGGCGAAGGCGGGAGTGGAGCTGCAGGACGCGATCCGCTCTCTGGCTCCGGAAGGGCGCCGAAGCGCCTCGGGCGGGGGACCGGCCGTGGCGGAGACCGGCAGCCACCCGGTACGGGCGGTGAAGGCAGGCTACATCCAGTACATCGATCACGACCACCTTCTGGCGGTCGCGACCAGGAAGGACGCCGTCATCGAGGTGCGGAGAAAGACCGGCGACTTCGTCGGCCCCGGGGTCGTCATCGCCCACGTCAGGCGATCTGGTCAGGTGGACGTCGGGCTCGCGGGAGAGGTGCGACAGGCCATCCACATCGGAGACCGACGTTCGCCCGCCCAGGACGTCGTCTATGCCGTCACCCTGCTCACGGAGACGGCGTTGCGGGCGGTGTCGGAGAACGATTCTTACACGCCGACGATCTGCCTGGATTATCTCGGCGAAGGCCTGGCGCTGTTCCTCCGGCAGGGCGAACCGGCCTCCCACCACTACGACCGTCACGGTCGGCTTCGCCTCGTACTCGAGCCGGTGACCTTCGATGAGCTCGTCAGCGACTCCTTCGCCATGCTCCGCCATGCAGGGCGGGACAGCGCCCCGGTGCTCCAGCATATGCTCGAGGTGATCGCGACGATCGGCACGGAGATCACCTCTGCCGAGTCCTGCATGCCCCTGCGCCGCCAGGTCGCCCTCATCCGGGAGGAAGCCCGGGCGAGCGGCCTGATCGACGAGGACCGGCGCTCGATCTGCCGGAACGCGGACCTCCTGGAGGCGGCACTGCCATGTGCGGGGTTGATACCAGATTCCGGTGCCACGGCCCGGAACGAGCCGGAGGAGCATTGAAATGAACGTGACTCCGGACTCTATCACGGATCTCGGTGCCCAGGTTGGGCAAGCCCTTATCATTCTTATTGTGACCGGCATCGCCCTCGTCGCCGCCCGGGTCGTTATGCGGCGGGTGCTCTGGCCGGCGCTCAGAAAACCCCGCCTCGCACCGAGCCGGCAGATGCTCTCGCTTGTCGAACAGTTCGTCTACCTGCTCATCATTGTATTCGGCCTGCACCAGGTCGTCCGGGTCGTCGCACCGGGCGTTCTTCTTTTCGACGATATCTTCTTCCTCTTCTACTGGCTCCTTGGGATCTACTTCGCGGTACGCCTGGTCTCCGCCACTGCCGATTGGTACCTGGGCGTGCTCGCCCCCCGGTTCGATGGAACCACCCACGAAAAGGTCGTCTCTCCGATAAAGTACATCCTGTACATCGTCATCTTCGCACTGGCCGCCATCATCCTCATGGACTTCTTCGGCATTACCGGCACAGCCCTCACGACGAGCCTTGCCGCACTCGGCGTGACGACGCTGGTCGTGGGGCTGGCCGCCGAGAATATCATCAACGACATCATCACCGGGCTCGTAATCAGGGTCGATCAGCCCTTCCGGCCGGGCGACCGTATCGAGATACTGGAGCTGAACACCTGGGGCGATGTCCAGGAGGTAGGCTGGCGGTCGACCCGCATCCTCACCCGGGATAAACGTATGGTCACGATCCCGAACTCTCTCATCGGCAAGAACCTCGTCACGAACTACTCGATCCCTGATAAGTTCTTCCGGGTCGAGACCGACGTGGCCGTGGCGTATGGAGCGGATATCGAAGTTGTCCGGCAGCTGATACAGGAGGCCGTGGAGGAGCAGGACTGGGTGGTGAGGGACAGGCCGATCCAGGTGCTGCTGTGGGAGTTCCGGGATACCGGGGTGCTGATCCGGGCCAGATGCTGGATCGAGGATTACGTCGATACCCGAATCGTTGTAGACCAGTTGAACACGGCGATTTACAGGCGGCTCTTCGAGAGAGGCTTCGTATCGGGGCCGGTATCGGATATCGCCCTCCATACGGCAGAAGGTGAAGAGCATAGAGAGGGTGCGTGATTGCCCCTTCCTCCGGGTACGATCGCATGGGTCCGGGAAGGCGCCGGCACGGTTAATCGTCTACGTCCGGAGACCAGCAGCCGGAAGACGGACGCAAGGTTCCTTCTTCCCGTATCCGGACGTGCGGGACGTTCCGGGTCGGATCGAAAAGAGAAGGGGTCAATGGAGTTTACCGCTCCCCGCCTCCTCGAGCTGCCGAAGCACCGCGTCCAGGTTGAACGCGGCCGGCTTCTGGCGCGGCGGGTACTTCGTGAACGCCTCGATCTCGGCTGCGACGAGCGCCTGCATGCCGTAGATAAGGTATGCATGGGAGATCAGCCAGTCGTAGTAGGTGTTCGAGTTCTCGTCGGCCCGCTCGAACGGGTCCTGCCGCAGGTTGAAGATCTTCGGGATCCGGAGCGGCACGAACGGCTCCATCCAGGTTGCGAGCTGTTTCGCCCGCTGTTCCATCAGCACAGCCTTCCAGTCCTTGTGCCGGATGCCGAGGATATCGCCGTCGTCGCTGATGTAGAAGAAGGTCTGCCGCGGGCTCTCCGCGACGTCTCCCGTCAGGTACGGGAGCAGGTTGTAGCCGTCGATATGCACCCGGAAGGTCTTCGACCCGGCACGGTGCCCCTCGAGGAGTTTCTCCTTGATCGCCGGCTCGCCGGCGGCGGCAAGGAGCGTCGGCAGCCAATCCTGGTGGGCGACTATGCCGTTCAGTACGGTTGCGGGTTTTATCTTTTCCGGCCAGCGCACGAACGCCGGGACGCGCCATCCGCCTTCCCAGTTCGTGTTCTTCTCGGACCTGAACGGGGTGATCGCGGCGTCCGGCCAGCTGTTGAAGTGCGGCCCGTTGTCGGTCGAGTACATCACGATCGTGTTCTCCGCGATACCGAGTTCGTCCAGCTTGTCGAGCATCCGCCCGATATTCTCGTCGTGGGCCACCATCACGTCGTTGTAGAACCCCTGGCCGCTCTTGCCCTTGTGCTTCTCTGCGGGGTGGGTTCGGAAATGCATGGCCGTGGTATTGTACCAGACGAAGAACGGTTTCCCGTTTCTGTGCGCTTTCTCTACGAACGCGAGAGCCCGGTCGGTCACCTCCTCGTCGATCGTCTCCATGCGCTCTTTCGTGAGGGGCCCCGTGTCCTCGATCGTCTGCCCGCCCCGGCCGTCCGCCACGGCGTGAAGGACGCCTCTTGGCCCGAATCGCTCCCGGAAGGCCGGGTCTTTTGGGTAGTCCGGGTCCTCGGGCTCCTCCTCGGCGTTCAGGTGGTAGAGGTTGCCGAAGAACTCGTCGAACCCGTGCATTGTCGGCAGGAACTCGTCCTTGTCGCCGAGGTGGTTCTTCCCGAACTGGCCCGTGACGTACCCCTGCGGTTTTAAGAGTTCCGCGATGGTCGGGTCTTCCGCCTGGAGGCCGACATCCGCGCCGGGCATCCCGACCTTGGTCAGCCCCGTCCGGATCGGGTTCTGGCCGGTGATGAAGGCGGCCCGCCCTGCCGTGCAGCTCTGCTGGCCGTAGTAGTCGGTGAAGGCGACGCCCTCGTTGGCGATGCGATCGATATGGGGTGTTCGGTAGCCCATCTGGCCCCGGTTGTTGTAACTGATGTTCCACCAGCCGATATCATCCCCCCAGAGAATGAGGATATTTGGATGCTTTTGTGCCATATTGTTCCTCCTTGAGTATTTGGCTGCTTATTATTGCCCGAGTATTTATATTTTTAGAGAAATACCTCTGATTCCGGACAGCCGTGGCGTCGTTGTTCTGATAGAACACGTTCTTCACCCGGGCGGTATTGGCGTCCCCGTTAACCGGCCCTGCCACTCACTACAGCGCCCCTTATGCATCCGCCCTTGATTTGGTCAGGGTGGGTCAATACTATCGGAGAATGTGGATCCGTTCCTTCGATTTGAACCGCTCAGGAAGCACAGTACGGATCTCCTTGTTCACGAACCAAGAACCATTTTGTTCACGTACCGTGGATATGCTGCTTGCAATCGGAAAGTGCACACGGCCGGTGGTGATGCTGCCCGTAAAATCGCTTCAGTTGAGCATCCCTGCCGGAACAAAAACCGGCATCCCTATCATCCCGCTCCCCGATCTCTTCCGTGAAGAGCATGGATCTCGCTGAATACCGGAGGATCAATACCATCATCGAGCGCGACAGCGCCGACGCGACCTACAAGTACGCCCATTCTCCGGGGCGTCATCGAGATCTGCCAGCAGTCCTCGCACCTCCGGGAGGACGACGGCGATGCGGTCTGGTTCCCCCTCGGGCTGACCTCATGTTGTCGATCCCTTACAGCCCCGGATTCGTGGGTTCCGTCTTTCGCAAGATCACCTCTCGAGAGATACCCGGATCATGCCGCGAGGATAGCAGAGACGCCATCACTGCCGTCCGATCGTGGGGAGGGGGGTGGACGATCGAAGATTTTATCGAGGATTGCCCGGCGAGGGAATGACCGCCTAGAGCAGATCACTCAAATCTTTGACCGTCATATCGGCCTGCTTTAAAATGTGCGACAGCGTTGAACGCTTGACCGGCTTATGCATAGGGACTGTCAGTTTCAGTAGTTTGTCCGGCAGATGCTTGTGCAGGCGGATATGGCTGCCACGCGTGCGGACGACGACCCACCCGTCCCGTTGAAGAGCGGTAACGATTTTGTCATAATCAAGAACAGGTACCTTGCTCATACGGCAATCTCAATCTGCTCGGCTGTTTCGCTAAAAGTGAGATCATCCTCGACAGTTTCAAGATACAGGTCAATCGCTTCCCTGATATTTTCCAATGCTTCTTCCTTTGTGTCGCCCTCGCTGATACAGCCGGGAAGGCTTGGTACATAGATCGTATAGCCCCCTTCCTCACTGGGCTCAAGCACTACACGCAGTCTCATACCCTACAGTGTCAATCCGGGGAATTTATACTTAATTGGCACATGGATACATTGGGTGAGATTGCTGACCCGGCACTGTCGCCCGTGAAACCTTTGGCAAAGGAGGGTCAGATTCTTGGAAGAGCTCGGGCATCGGGGACTGCATCGTCAACGCCGGTGTTTCGGAGGGTATAAGTGTCTGGATGCGATATCCAACAGTACCTATGCATCCTCTCACCCGGATTCGGCAGAACCTTCGCACCATCCGGGAGCGATATGGCGTGGCCGAGGAGTATGTCGTCCACGGCACGGCCTCGCTCCGGATCCACCGCTATCTCGAGAACCGCCGGTACGATCTCATAGGTATCGATATCGCCCACCCCAAACCCGGCGATGATGATTAATTGCATCTGGGACGCTCCATGCAGGAGAGCGGCAGTCTCCGGCATAATATTTTGCTCTCCGGGTCTCGCTGATGCCTGCAGGTCCCGGAGTTGATCGGGAAGGCATGTATCTGATTGCAGAAACCCTGCCGAACGAAAACCGGCATCCATATCATCCCATTTCTCAATCTCTTCCTGAAGAGCATGGATCTCGCTGAATACCGGAGGATCAACACCATCATCGAGCGCGACAGCGCCGACGCGACCTACAAGTACGCCCTCCTCCGGGGCGTCATCGAGATCTGCCAGCAGTCCTCGCACCTCCGGGAGGATGACGGCGATACGGTCTGGTTTCCCCTCGGGCTGCTCGTCGAGAAGTGGCTGCTCTACTACTACCCGATCTTCGCGGCAGCGAGGTTCATCCCGCAGAAGAACGGGGAGACGCCGGATCAGGATGCGGGGAAGGTTGTTTCATTCCGGAAGCA carries:
- a CDS encoding Fic family protein translates to MLKRAGNADPLSLFAPGRRTVNPRAGCIVEDCWFQYALPDDNGARKDKPPYLKRIVPSADWAAYLQREEKDEFVQISVLTMQFELIHPFCDGNGRIGRMLVLLILYEKGLIGSPRFSISAYLERHRSGRKPTPGRSSRCCFRVGGEQMDAGNRRFPQGGAIEPAPSRQISGRLPSVPESGEVVLPEVLYRRMPLQVDLRDLPLWDLVPQKALAAIAAMALSRRAAGSRSSVRGDAFRAEPRRLLLPLLLAKEIAAFI
- a CDS encoding DUF2254 domain-containing protein — protein: MSSSRIRRARIRYARDRMRVNFWFVPLLMSFGAIILAWVLLWVDARIPYDITLISRLVLMGGVAETRTFLINMGTTIILTAGVVFTLLTLPLSTMAAQYGSRLVRLFMGDRTTQFILGMFVSTVVYLWAVAETLPLADEGWRIPQLTLTAGVLLLLASFASLILLIQHLSTMIQAPTIVAKAGVELQDAIRSLAPEGRRSASGGGPAVAETGSHPVRAVKAGYIQYIDHDHLLAVATRKDAVIEVRRKTGDFVGPGVVIAHVRRSGQVDVGLAGEVRQAIHIGDRRSPAQDVVYAVTLLTETALRAVSENDSYTPTICLDYLGEGLALFLRQGEPASHHYDRHGRLRLVLEPVTFDELVSDSFAMLRHAGRDSAPVLQHMLEVIATIGTEITSAESCMPLRRQVALIREEARASGLIDEDRRSICRNADLLEAALPCAGLIPDSGATARNEPEEH
- a CDS encoding mechanosensitive ion channel family protein, giving the protein MNVTPDSITDLGAQVGQALIILIVTGIALVAARVVMRRVLWPALRKPRLAPSRQMLSLVEQFVYLLIIVFGLHQVVRVVAPGVLLFDDIFFLFYWLLGIYFAVRLVSATADWYLGVLAPRFDGTTHEKVVSPIKYILYIVIFALAAIILMDFFGITGTALTTSLAALGVTTLVVGLAAENIINDIITGLVIRVDQPFRPGDRIEILELNTWGDVQEVGWRSTRILTRDKRMVTIPNSLIGKNLVTNYSIPDKFFRVETDVAVAYGADIEVVRQLIQEAVEEQDWVVRDRPIQVLLWEFRDTGVLIRARCWIEDYVDTRIVVDQLNTAIYRRLFERGFVSGPVSDIALHTAEGEEHREGA
- a CDS encoding arylsulfatase — protein: MAQKHPNILILWGDDIGWWNISYNNRGQMGYRTPHIDRIANEGVAFTDYYGQQSCTAGRAAFITGQNPIRTGLTKVGMPGADVGLQAEDPTIAELLKPQGYVTGQFGKNHLGDKDEFLPTMHGFDEFFGNLYHLNAEEEPEDPDYPKDPAFRERFGPRGVLHAVADGRGGQTIEDTGPLTKERMETIDEEVTDRALAFVEKAHRNGKPFFVWYNTTAMHFRTHPAEKHKGKSGQGFYNDVMVAHDENIGRMLDKLDELGIAENTIVMYSTDNGPHFNSWPDAAITPFRSEKNTNWEGGWRVPAFVRWPEKIKPATVLNGIVAHQDWLPTLLAAAGEPAIKEKLLEGHRAGSKTFRVHIDGYNLLPYLTGDVAESPRQTFFYISDDGDILGIRHKDWKAVLMEQRAKQLATWMEPFVPLRIPKIFNLRQDPFERADENSNTYYDWLISHAYLIYGMQALVAAEIEAFTKYPPRQKPAAFNLDAVLRQLEEAGSGKLH
- a CDS encoding type II toxin-antitoxin system HicA family toxin, translated to MSKVPVLDYDKIVTALQRDGWVVVRTRGSHIRLHKHLPDKLLKLTVPMHKPVKRSTLSHILKQADMTVKDLSDLL
- a CDS encoding type II toxin-antitoxin system HicB family antitoxin; translated protein: MRLRVVLEPSEEGGYTIYVPSLPGCISEGDTKEEALENIREAIDLYLETVEDDLTFSETAEQIEIAV